A genomic stretch from Ictalurus punctatus breed USDA103 chromosome 2, Coco_2.0, whole genome shotgun sequence includes:
- the plekhh3 gene encoding pleckstrin homology domain-containing family H member 3 isoform X2, producing the protein MPLRGVCWWLCCTRGFRLLGREHGGREEEEEEEEEEESFELRNKEECTRRRAPGQLEVTLSQPARSANGTPSLSGVSEDKLINEGKVKMEDDPEVLVKGWLLREVQAGWIRYRRFWFTLTADSLECYNGPEKDARTVGMLVLTSLCSVLWPDKHTYKQTGYWSLTVFGRKHCYKLFTKHFNEAVHWACAVQKVIDSKAPVETPTQLLVRDIEENKFNPEVVEHIYQHNPILTYTQSPLYAPLLPFPYGSLDHLHLGGKGYVSVREEAVRLFNCVQQLESEREPVPLIQGVLQTCLDLRPLRDELYCQLIKQTSIAHTRTHTDTQTQSGARLRYWQLLTCASCTFLPSSPVLRYLRFHLKRVQSVCVDLEVESYASFIAQALEKTRCRECVPSWEEIQGLMTRQEMVCTVQYPGPGCCRIPISSHTTANEVVRKVAEHLGLQHSRNTFALFEQKGSWERVIGGGTIIADVITSLSAKESDLECQWRLCFKLYCLLDTDSISTDSIEYLFLYEQCHEMVVRGQLPVCEDDLLSLAALRLQALLGDYGSLAPYPALEQLYPARALENRALLPPAEAPGCPPFPAGLLGALWGQKRRDGQEQRQRARLRDEATALSTSIMERWKSLSGYSRADSMAAYLAIARQWPGFGCTLYEVDFYMSSSGSFSQRLWLGVAASCVSLYRPGEAEALESLPITQICSYGVSDSNTFTITATDRHLLFHTSELTEIMQLMNAYFSATRRQLAKDDCITMETGSKLRPSLLELPSHPV; encoded by the exons ccTGTCAGGTGTGTCGGAGGACAAACTGATAAACGAGGGGAAAGTGAAGATGGAAGACGACCCGGAGGTCCTCGTTAAGG gctggcTGCTGCGTGAGGTGCAGGCCGGTTGGATCCGATACAGGAGGTTCTGGTTCACTCTGACCGCAGACTCTCTGGAGTGTTACAACGGCCCTGAGAAAGACGCTCGTACCGTGGGCATGCTGGTCCTCACCTCGCTCTGCTCCGTCCTCTGGCCCGACAAACACACCTACAAACagacag gttacTGGAGTTTGACTGTGTTCGGGCGGAAGCACTGCTACAAGCTCTTCACGAAACACTTTAACGAGGCGGTGCACTGGGCGTGTGCAGTACAGAAGGTCATCGACAGCAAAGCGCCAGTGGAGACGCCGACTCAGCTCCTCGTCCGCGACATAGag gagaacAAGTTTAACCCCGAAGTGGTGGAGCACATCTATCAACACAATCCCATCCTGACGTACACACAGAGTCCTCTCTACGCTCCTCTGCTACCCTTCCCGTACGGCAGCCTGGACCACTTAc atctAGGTGGTAAAGGCTACGTGTCCGTGCGAGAGGAAGCCGTCAGACTGTTTAACTGCGTGCAGCAGCTGGAGTCGGAGCGAGAGCCCGTCCCTCTGATCCAGGGCGTCCTGCAGACCTGCCTCGACCTCCGACCCCTGAGGGACGAGCTCTACTGCCAGCTCATCAAACAGACCAGCATcgcgcacacgcgcacgcacacggaCACGCAGACGCAGAGCGGAGCCCGGCTGCGCTACTGGCAGCTACTGACCTGCGCCAGCTGCACCTTCCTGCCCAGCAGCCCCGTGCTCCGATACCTGCGCTTCCACCTCAAGAG ggtgcagagtgtgtgtgtggacttggAGGTGGAGAGCTACGCCTCGTTCATCGCCCAGGCTCTGGAGAAAACACGCTGCCGTGAGTGTGTGCCGTCCTGGGAGGAGATCCAGGGCCTGATGACGCGACAGGAGATGGTGTGTACTGTCCAGTACCCCGGGCCAGGCTGCTGCAGGATTCCCATCAGCTCACACACTACTGCTAacgag GTGGTGAGGAAGGTGGCGGAGCATCTCGGCCTGCAGCACAGCCGCAACACCTTCGCTCTCTTCGAGCAGAAGGGCTCCTGGGAAAGGGTGATCGGGGGCGGCACCATCATCGCCGATGTCATCACCAG tctgtcagCGAAGGAGTCAGACCTGGAGTGTCAGTGGAGGCTGTGCTTTAAACTCTACTGCCTTCTGGACACAGACAGCATCAGCACAGACAGCATCGAGTACCTGTTCCTCTACGAGcag tgccaTGAGATGGTGGTGCGAGGTCAGCTACCCGTGTGTGAGGACGACCTGCTGTCTCTAGCCGCTCTCAGGCTGCAGGCTCTGCTCGGTGATTACGGATCGTTGGCTCCGTACCCGGCGCTCGAGCAGCTGTACCCGGCGCGCGCGCTGGAGAACCGGGCGCTGCTTCCTCCTGCCGAGGCTCCCGGGTGTCCCCCGTTCCCCGCCGGCCTCCTAGGGGCGCTGTGGGGTCAGAAGCGGCGAGACGGACAGGAGCAGCGACAGCGTGCCAGGTTGCGAGACGAGGCCACGGCTCTGTCGACCAGCATCATGGAGCGGTGGAAGTCCCTGTCCGGGTACAGCCGCGCAGACAGCATGGCCGCCTACCTCGCCATCGCACGCCAGTGGCCAGGCTTCGGGTGCACGCTCTACGAAGTGGACTTCTATATG AGTTCGAGCGGAAGCTTCTCTCAGCGTCTGTGGCTGGGCGTCGCCGCTTCCTGCGTGTCTCTGTATCGCCCGGGCGAGGCCGAGGCGCTCGAGTCGCTCCCCATCACGCAGATCTGCTCGTACGGCGTCTCCGACAGCAACACCTTCACCATCACCGCCACCGACCGCCACCTCCTGTTTCACACCTCAGAG ctgacTGAGATCATGCAGCTGATGAATGCCTACTTCAGTGCCACCCGACGCCAGCTGGCCAAGGACGACTGCATCACCATGGAAACCGGCTCAAAGCTCCGCCCCTCCCTGCTGGAACTGCCCTCTCACCCGGTTTGA
- the plekhh3 gene encoding pleckstrin homology domain-containing family H member 3 isoform X4 — protein MEGEKRRRRKRRRKSRSSCAIRRSARAAARRLSGVSEDKLINEGKVKMEDDPEVLVKGWLLREVQAGWIRYRRFWFTLTADSLECYNGPEKDARTVGMLVLTSLCSVLWPDKHTYKQTGYWSLTVFGRKHCYKLFTKHFNEAVHWACAVQKVIDSKAPVETPTQLLVRDIEENKFNPEVVEHIYQHNPILTYTQSPLYAPLLPFPYGSLDHLHLGGKGYVSVREEAVRLFNCVQQLESEREPVPLIQGVLQTCLDLRPLRDELYCQLIKQTSIAHTRTHTDTQTQSGARLRYWQLLTCASCTFLPSSPVLRYLRFHLKRVQSVCVDLEVESYASFIAQALEKTRCRECVPSWEEIQGLMTRQEMVCTVQYPGPGCCRIPISSHTTANEVVRKVAEHLGLQHSRNTFALFEQKGSWERVIGGGTIIADVITRFENLSAKESDLECQWRLCFKLYCLLDTDSISTDSIEYLFLYEQCHEMVVRGQLPVCEDDLLSLAALRLQALLGDYGSLAPYPALEQLYPARALENRALLPPAEAPGCPPFPAGLLGALWGQKRRDGQEQRQRARLRDEATALSTSIMERWKSLSGYSRADSMAAYLAIARQWPGFGCTLYEVDFYMSSSGSFSQRLWLGVAASCVSLYRPGEAEALESLPITQICSYGVSDSNTFTITATDRHLLFHTSELTEIMQLMNAYFSATRRQLAKDDCITMETGSKLRPSLLELPSHPV, from the exons ccTGTCAGGTGTGTCGGAGGACAAACTGATAAACGAGGGGAAAGTGAAGATGGAAGACGACCCGGAGGTCCTCGTTAAGG gctggcTGCTGCGTGAGGTGCAGGCCGGTTGGATCCGATACAGGAGGTTCTGGTTCACTCTGACCGCAGACTCTCTGGAGTGTTACAACGGCCCTGAGAAAGACGCTCGTACCGTGGGCATGCTGGTCCTCACCTCGCTCTGCTCCGTCCTCTGGCCCGACAAACACACCTACAAACagacag gttacTGGAGTTTGACTGTGTTCGGGCGGAAGCACTGCTACAAGCTCTTCACGAAACACTTTAACGAGGCGGTGCACTGGGCGTGTGCAGTACAGAAGGTCATCGACAGCAAAGCGCCAGTGGAGACGCCGACTCAGCTCCTCGTCCGCGACATAGag gagaacAAGTTTAACCCCGAAGTGGTGGAGCACATCTATCAACACAATCCCATCCTGACGTACACACAGAGTCCTCTCTACGCTCCTCTGCTACCCTTCCCGTACGGCAGCCTGGACCACTTAc atctAGGTGGTAAAGGCTACGTGTCCGTGCGAGAGGAAGCCGTCAGACTGTTTAACTGCGTGCAGCAGCTGGAGTCGGAGCGAGAGCCCGTCCCTCTGATCCAGGGCGTCCTGCAGACCTGCCTCGACCTCCGACCCCTGAGGGACGAGCTCTACTGCCAGCTCATCAAACAGACCAGCATcgcgcacacgcgcacgcacacggaCACGCAGACGCAGAGCGGAGCCCGGCTGCGCTACTGGCAGCTACTGACCTGCGCCAGCTGCACCTTCCTGCCCAGCAGCCCCGTGCTCCGATACCTGCGCTTCCACCTCAAGAG ggtgcagagtgtgtgtgtggacttggAGGTGGAGAGCTACGCCTCGTTCATCGCCCAGGCTCTGGAGAAAACACGCTGCCGTGAGTGTGTGCCGTCCTGGGAGGAGATCCAGGGCCTGATGACGCGACAGGAGATGGTGTGTACTGTCCAGTACCCCGGGCCAGGCTGCTGCAGGATTCCCATCAGCTCACACACTACTGCTAacgag GTGGTGAGGAAGGTGGCGGAGCATCTCGGCCTGCAGCACAGCCGCAACACCTTCGCTCTCTTCGAGCAGAAGGGCTCCTGGGAAAGGGTGATCGGGGGCGGCACCATCATCGCCGATGTCATCACCAGGTTTGAAAA tctgtcagCGAAGGAGTCAGACCTGGAGTGTCAGTGGAGGCTGTGCTTTAAACTCTACTGCCTTCTGGACACAGACAGCATCAGCACAGACAGCATCGAGTACCTGTTCCTCTACGAGcag tgccaTGAGATGGTGGTGCGAGGTCAGCTACCCGTGTGTGAGGACGACCTGCTGTCTCTAGCCGCTCTCAGGCTGCAGGCTCTGCTCGGTGATTACGGATCGTTGGCTCCGTACCCGGCGCTCGAGCAGCTGTACCCGGCGCGCGCGCTGGAGAACCGGGCGCTGCTTCCTCCTGCCGAGGCTCCCGGGTGTCCCCCGTTCCCCGCCGGCCTCCTAGGGGCGCTGTGGGGTCAGAAGCGGCGAGACGGACAGGAGCAGCGACAGCGTGCCAGGTTGCGAGACGAGGCCACGGCTCTGTCGACCAGCATCATGGAGCGGTGGAAGTCCCTGTCCGGGTACAGCCGCGCAGACAGCATGGCCGCCTACCTCGCCATCGCACGCCAGTGGCCAGGCTTCGGGTGCACGCTCTACGAAGTGGACTTCTATATG AGTTCGAGCGGAAGCTTCTCTCAGCGTCTGTGGCTGGGCGTCGCCGCTTCCTGCGTGTCTCTGTATCGCCCGGGCGAGGCCGAGGCGCTCGAGTCGCTCCCCATCACGCAGATCTGCTCGTACGGCGTCTCCGACAGCAACACCTTCACCATCACCGCCACCGACCGCCACCTCCTGTTTCACACCTCAGAG ctgacTGAGATCATGCAGCTGATGAATGCCTACTTCAGTGCCACCCGACGCCAGCTGGCCAAGGACGACTGCATCACCATGGAAACCGGCTCAAAGCTCCGCCCCTCCCTGCTGGAACTGCCCTCTCACCCGGTTTGA
- the plekhh3 gene encoding pleckstrin homology domain-containing family H member 3 isoform X1 gives MPLRGVCWWLCCTRGFRLLGREHGGREEEEEEEEEEESFELRNKEECTRRRAPGQLEVTLSQPARSANGTPSLSGVSEDKLINEGKVKMEDDPEVLVKGWLLREVQAGWIRYRRFWFTLTADSLECYNGPEKDARTVGMLVLTSLCSVLWPDKHTYKQTGYWSLTVFGRKHCYKLFTKHFNEAVHWACAVQKVIDSKAPVETPTQLLVRDIEENKFNPEVVEHIYQHNPILTYTQSPLYAPLLPFPYGSLDHLHLGGKGYVSVREEAVRLFNCVQQLESEREPVPLIQGVLQTCLDLRPLRDELYCQLIKQTSIAHTRTHTDTQTQSGARLRYWQLLTCASCTFLPSSPVLRYLRFHLKRVQSVCVDLEVESYASFIAQALEKTRCRECVPSWEEIQGLMTRQEMVCTVQYPGPGCCRIPISSHTTANEVVRKVAEHLGLQHSRNTFALFEQKGSWERVIGGGTIIADVITRFENLSAKESDLECQWRLCFKLYCLLDTDSISTDSIEYLFLYEQCHEMVVRGQLPVCEDDLLSLAALRLQALLGDYGSLAPYPALEQLYPARALENRALLPPAEAPGCPPFPAGLLGALWGQKRRDGQEQRQRARLRDEATALSTSIMERWKSLSGYSRADSMAAYLAIARQWPGFGCTLYEVDFYMSSSGSFSQRLWLGVAASCVSLYRPGEAEALESLPITQICSYGVSDSNTFTITATDRHLLFHTSELTEIMQLMNAYFSATRRQLAKDDCITMETGSKLRPSLLELPSHPV, from the exons ccTGTCAGGTGTGTCGGAGGACAAACTGATAAACGAGGGGAAAGTGAAGATGGAAGACGACCCGGAGGTCCTCGTTAAGG gctggcTGCTGCGTGAGGTGCAGGCCGGTTGGATCCGATACAGGAGGTTCTGGTTCACTCTGACCGCAGACTCTCTGGAGTGTTACAACGGCCCTGAGAAAGACGCTCGTACCGTGGGCATGCTGGTCCTCACCTCGCTCTGCTCCGTCCTCTGGCCCGACAAACACACCTACAAACagacag gttacTGGAGTTTGACTGTGTTCGGGCGGAAGCACTGCTACAAGCTCTTCACGAAACACTTTAACGAGGCGGTGCACTGGGCGTGTGCAGTACAGAAGGTCATCGACAGCAAAGCGCCAGTGGAGACGCCGACTCAGCTCCTCGTCCGCGACATAGag gagaacAAGTTTAACCCCGAAGTGGTGGAGCACATCTATCAACACAATCCCATCCTGACGTACACACAGAGTCCTCTCTACGCTCCTCTGCTACCCTTCCCGTACGGCAGCCTGGACCACTTAc atctAGGTGGTAAAGGCTACGTGTCCGTGCGAGAGGAAGCCGTCAGACTGTTTAACTGCGTGCAGCAGCTGGAGTCGGAGCGAGAGCCCGTCCCTCTGATCCAGGGCGTCCTGCAGACCTGCCTCGACCTCCGACCCCTGAGGGACGAGCTCTACTGCCAGCTCATCAAACAGACCAGCATcgcgcacacgcgcacgcacacggaCACGCAGACGCAGAGCGGAGCCCGGCTGCGCTACTGGCAGCTACTGACCTGCGCCAGCTGCACCTTCCTGCCCAGCAGCCCCGTGCTCCGATACCTGCGCTTCCACCTCAAGAG ggtgcagagtgtgtgtgtggacttggAGGTGGAGAGCTACGCCTCGTTCATCGCCCAGGCTCTGGAGAAAACACGCTGCCGTGAGTGTGTGCCGTCCTGGGAGGAGATCCAGGGCCTGATGACGCGACAGGAGATGGTGTGTACTGTCCAGTACCCCGGGCCAGGCTGCTGCAGGATTCCCATCAGCTCACACACTACTGCTAacgag GTGGTGAGGAAGGTGGCGGAGCATCTCGGCCTGCAGCACAGCCGCAACACCTTCGCTCTCTTCGAGCAGAAGGGCTCCTGGGAAAGGGTGATCGGGGGCGGCACCATCATCGCCGATGTCATCACCAGGTTTGAAAA tctgtcagCGAAGGAGTCAGACCTGGAGTGTCAGTGGAGGCTGTGCTTTAAACTCTACTGCCTTCTGGACACAGACAGCATCAGCACAGACAGCATCGAGTACCTGTTCCTCTACGAGcag tgccaTGAGATGGTGGTGCGAGGTCAGCTACCCGTGTGTGAGGACGACCTGCTGTCTCTAGCCGCTCTCAGGCTGCAGGCTCTGCTCGGTGATTACGGATCGTTGGCTCCGTACCCGGCGCTCGAGCAGCTGTACCCGGCGCGCGCGCTGGAGAACCGGGCGCTGCTTCCTCCTGCCGAGGCTCCCGGGTGTCCCCCGTTCCCCGCCGGCCTCCTAGGGGCGCTGTGGGGTCAGAAGCGGCGAGACGGACAGGAGCAGCGACAGCGTGCCAGGTTGCGAGACGAGGCCACGGCTCTGTCGACCAGCATCATGGAGCGGTGGAAGTCCCTGTCCGGGTACAGCCGCGCAGACAGCATGGCCGCCTACCTCGCCATCGCACGCCAGTGGCCAGGCTTCGGGTGCACGCTCTACGAAGTGGACTTCTATATG AGTTCGAGCGGAAGCTTCTCTCAGCGTCTGTGGCTGGGCGTCGCCGCTTCCTGCGTGTCTCTGTATCGCCCGGGCGAGGCCGAGGCGCTCGAGTCGCTCCCCATCACGCAGATCTGCTCGTACGGCGTCTCCGACAGCAACACCTTCACCATCACCGCCACCGACCGCCACCTCCTGTTTCACACCTCAGAG ctgacTGAGATCATGCAGCTGATGAATGCCTACTTCAGTGCCACCCGACGCCAGCTGGCCAAGGACGACTGCATCACCATGGAAACCGGCTCAAAGCTCCGCCCCTCCCTGCTGGAACTGCCCTCTCACCCGGTTTGA
- the plekhh3 gene encoding pleckstrin homology domain-containing family H member 3 isoform X3 translates to MPLRGVCWWLCCTRGFRLLGREHGGREEEEEEEEEEESFELRNKEECTRRRAPGQLEVTLSQPARSANGTPSLSGVSEDKLINEGKVKMEDDPEVLVKGWLLREVQAGWIRYRRFWFTLTADSLECYNGPEKDARTVGMLVLTSLCSVLWPDKHTYKQTGYWSLTVFGRKHCYKLFTKHFNEAVHWACAVQKVIDSKAPVETPTQLLVRDIEENKFNPEVVEHIYQHNPILTYTQSPLYAPLLPFPYGSLDHLHLGGKGYVSVREEAVRLFNCVQQLESEREPVPLIQGVLQTCLDLRPLRDELYCQLIKQTSIAHTRTHTDTQTQSGARLRYWQLLTCASCTFLPSSPVLRYLRFHLKRVQSVCVDLEVESYASFIAQALEKTRCRECVPSWEEIQGLMTRQEMVCTVQYPGPGCCRIPISSHTTANEVVRKVAEHLGLQHSRNTFALFEQKGSWERVIGGGTIIADVITRFENLSAKESDLECQWRLCFKLYCLLDTDSISTDSIEYLFLYEQCHEMVVRGQLPVCEDDLLSLAALRLQALLGDYGSLAPYPALEQLYPARALENRALLPPAEAPGCPPFPAGLLGALWGQKRRDGQEQRQRARLRDEATALSTSIMERWKSLSGYSRADSMAAYLAIARQWPGFGCTLYEVDFYMVREFERKLLSASVAGRRRFLRVSVSPGRGRGARVAPHHADLLVRRLRQQHLHHHRHRPPPPVSHLRAD, encoded by the exons ccTGTCAGGTGTGTCGGAGGACAAACTGATAAACGAGGGGAAAGTGAAGATGGAAGACGACCCGGAGGTCCTCGTTAAGG gctggcTGCTGCGTGAGGTGCAGGCCGGTTGGATCCGATACAGGAGGTTCTGGTTCACTCTGACCGCAGACTCTCTGGAGTGTTACAACGGCCCTGAGAAAGACGCTCGTACCGTGGGCATGCTGGTCCTCACCTCGCTCTGCTCCGTCCTCTGGCCCGACAAACACACCTACAAACagacag gttacTGGAGTTTGACTGTGTTCGGGCGGAAGCACTGCTACAAGCTCTTCACGAAACACTTTAACGAGGCGGTGCACTGGGCGTGTGCAGTACAGAAGGTCATCGACAGCAAAGCGCCAGTGGAGACGCCGACTCAGCTCCTCGTCCGCGACATAGag gagaacAAGTTTAACCCCGAAGTGGTGGAGCACATCTATCAACACAATCCCATCCTGACGTACACACAGAGTCCTCTCTACGCTCCTCTGCTACCCTTCCCGTACGGCAGCCTGGACCACTTAc atctAGGTGGTAAAGGCTACGTGTCCGTGCGAGAGGAAGCCGTCAGACTGTTTAACTGCGTGCAGCAGCTGGAGTCGGAGCGAGAGCCCGTCCCTCTGATCCAGGGCGTCCTGCAGACCTGCCTCGACCTCCGACCCCTGAGGGACGAGCTCTACTGCCAGCTCATCAAACAGACCAGCATcgcgcacacgcgcacgcacacggaCACGCAGACGCAGAGCGGAGCCCGGCTGCGCTACTGGCAGCTACTGACCTGCGCCAGCTGCACCTTCCTGCCCAGCAGCCCCGTGCTCCGATACCTGCGCTTCCACCTCAAGAG ggtgcagagtgtgtgtgtggacttggAGGTGGAGAGCTACGCCTCGTTCATCGCCCAGGCTCTGGAGAAAACACGCTGCCGTGAGTGTGTGCCGTCCTGGGAGGAGATCCAGGGCCTGATGACGCGACAGGAGATGGTGTGTACTGTCCAGTACCCCGGGCCAGGCTGCTGCAGGATTCCCATCAGCTCACACACTACTGCTAacgag GTGGTGAGGAAGGTGGCGGAGCATCTCGGCCTGCAGCACAGCCGCAACACCTTCGCTCTCTTCGAGCAGAAGGGCTCCTGGGAAAGGGTGATCGGGGGCGGCACCATCATCGCCGATGTCATCACCAGGTTTGAAAA tctgtcagCGAAGGAGTCAGACCTGGAGTGTCAGTGGAGGCTGTGCTTTAAACTCTACTGCCTTCTGGACACAGACAGCATCAGCACAGACAGCATCGAGTACCTGTTCCTCTACGAGcag tgccaTGAGATGGTGGTGCGAGGTCAGCTACCCGTGTGTGAGGACGACCTGCTGTCTCTAGCCGCTCTCAGGCTGCAGGCTCTGCTCGGTGATTACGGATCGTTGGCTCCGTACCCGGCGCTCGAGCAGCTGTACCCGGCGCGCGCGCTGGAGAACCGGGCGCTGCTTCCTCCTGCCGAGGCTCCCGGGTGTCCCCCGTTCCCCGCCGGCCTCCTAGGGGCGCTGTGGGGTCAGAAGCGGCGAGACGGACAGGAGCAGCGACAGCGTGCCAGGTTGCGAGACGAGGCCACGGCTCTGTCGACCAGCATCATGGAGCGGTGGAAGTCCCTGTCCGGGTACAGCCGCGCAGACAGCATGGCCGCCTACCTCGCCATCGCACGCCAGTGGCCAGGCTTCGGGTGCACGCTCTACGAAGTGGACTTCTATATGGTGAGAG AGTTCGAGCGGAAGCTTCTCTCAGCGTCTGTGGCTGGGCGTCGCCGCTTCCTGCGTGTCTCTGTATCGCCCGGGCGAGGCCGAGGCGCTCGAGTCGCTCCCCATCACGCAGATCTGCTCGTACGGCGTCTCCGACAGCAACACCTTCACCATCACCGCCACCGACCGCCACCTCCTGTTTCACACCTCAGAG ctgacTGA
- the plekhh3 gene encoding pleckstrin homology domain-containing family H member 3 isoform X5, whose protein sequence is MEDDPEVLVKGWLLREVQAGWIRYRRFWFTLTADSLECYNGPEKDARTVGMLVLTSLCSVLWPDKHTYKQTGYWSLTVFGRKHCYKLFTKHFNEAVHWACAVQKVIDSKAPVETPTQLLVRDIEENKFNPEVVEHIYQHNPILTYTQSPLYAPLLPFPYGSLDHLHLGGKGYVSVREEAVRLFNCVQQLESEREPVPLIQGVLQTCLDLRPLRDELYCQLIKQTSIAHTRTHTDTQTQSGARLRYWQLLTCASCTFLPSSPVLRYLRFHLKRVQSVCVDLEVESYASFIAQALEKTRCRECVPSWEEIQGLMTRQEMVCTVQYPGPGCCRIPISSHTTANEVVRKVAEHLGLQHSRNTFALFEQKGSWERVIGGGTIIADVITRFENLSAKESDLECQWRLCFKLYCLLDTDSISTDSIEYLFLYEQCHEMVVRGQLPVCEDDLLSLAALRLQALLGDYGSLAPYPALEQLYPARALENRALLPPAEAPGCPPFPAGLLGALWGQKRRDGQEQRQRARLRDEATALSTSIMERWKSLSGYSRADSMAAYLAIARQWPGFGCTLYEVDFYMSSSGSFSQRLWLGVAASCVSLYRPGEAEALESLPITQICSYGVSDSNTFTITATDRHLLFHTSELTEIMQLMNAYFSATRRQLAKDDCITMETGSKLRPSLLELPSHPV, encoded by the exons ATGGAAGACGACCCGGAGGTCCTCGTTAAGG gctggcTGCTGCGTGAGGTGCAGGCCGGTTGGATCCGATACAGGAGGTTCTGGTTCACTCTGACCGCAGACTCTCTGGAGTGTTACAACGGCCCTGAGAAAGACGCTCGTACCGTGGGCATGCTGGTCCTCACCTCGCTCTGCTCCGTCCTCTGGCCCGACAAACACACCTACAAACagacag gttacTGGAGTTTGACTGTGTTCGGGCGGAAGCACTGCTACAAGCTCTTCACGAAACACTTTAACGAGGCGGTGCACTGGGCGTGTGCAGTACAGAAGGTCATCGACAGCAAAGCGCCAGTGGAGACGCCGACTCAGCTCCTCGTCCGCGACATAGag gagaacAAGTTTAACCCCGAAGTGGTGGAGCACATCTATCAACACAATCCCATCCTGACGTACACACAGAGTCCTCTCTACGCTCCTCTGCTACCCTTCCCGTACGGCAGCCTGGACCACTTAc atctAGGTGGTAAAGGCTACGTGTCCGTGCGAGAGGAAGCCGTCAGACTGTTTAACTGCGTGCAGCAGCTGGAGTCGGAGCGAGAGCCCGTCCCTCTGATCCAGGGCGTCCTGCAGACCTGCCTCGACCTCCGACCCCTGAGGGACGAGCTCTACTGCCAGCTCATCAAACAGACCAGCATcgcgcacacgcgcacgcacacggaCACGCAGACGCAGAGCGGAGCCCGGCTGCGCTACTGGCAGCTACTGACCTGCGCCAGCTGCACCTTCCTGCCCAGCAGCCCCGTGCTCCGATACCTGCGCTTCCACCTCAAGAG ggtgcagagtgtgtgtgtggacttggAGGTGGAGAGCTACGCCTCGTTCATCGCCCAGGCTCTGGAGAAAACACGCTGCCGTGAGTGTGTGCCGTCCTGGGAGGAGATCCAGGGCCTGATGACGCGACAGGAGATGGTGTGTACTGTCCAGTACCCCGGGCCAGGCTGCTGCAGGATTCCCATCAGCTCACACACTACTGCTAacgag GTGGTGAGGAAGGTGGCGGAGCATCTCGGCCTGCAGCACAGCCGCAACACCTTCGCTCTCTTCGAGCAGAAGGGCTCCTGGGAAAGGGTGATCGGGGGCGGCACCATCATCGCCGATGTCATCACCAGGTTTGAAAA tctgtcagCGAAGGAGTCAGACCTGGAGTGTCAGTGGAGGCTGTGCTTTAAACTCTACTGCCTTCTGGACACAGACAGCATCAGCACAGACAGCATCGAGTACCTGTTCCTCTACGAGcag tgccaTGAGATGGTGGTGCGAGGTCAGCTACCCGTGTGTGAGGACGACCTGCTGTCTCTAGCCGCTCTCAGGCTGCAGGCTCTGCTCGGTGATTACGGATCGTTGGCTCCGTACCCGGCGCTCGAGCAGCTGTACCCGGCGCGCGCGCTGGAGAACCGGGCGCTGCTTCCTCCTGCCGAGGCTCCCGGGTGTCCCCCGTTCCCCGCCGGCCTCCTAGGGGCGCTGTGGGGTCAGAAGCGGCGAGACGGACAGGAGCAGCGACAGCGTGCCAGGTTGCGAGACGAGGCCACGGCTCTGTCGACCAGCATCATGGAGCGGTGGAAGTCCCTGTCCGGGTACAGCCGCGCAGACAGCATGGCCGCCTACCTCGCCATCGCACGCCAGTGGCCAGGCTTCGGGTGCACGCTCTACGAAGTGGACTTCTATATG AGTTCGAGCGGAAGCTTCTCTCAGCGTCTGTGGCTGGGCGTCGCCGCTTCCTGCGTGTCTCTGTATCGCCCGGGCGAGGCCGAGGCGCTCGAGTCGCTCCCCATCACGCAGATCTGCTCGTACGGCGTCTCCGACAGCAACACCTTCACCATCACCGCCACCGACCGCCACCTCCTGTTTCACACCTCAGAG ctgacTGAGATCATGCAGCTGATGAATGCCTACTTCAGTGCCACCCGACGCCAGCTGGCCAAGGACGACTGCATCACCATGGAAACCGGCTCAAAGCTCCGCCCCTCCCTGCTGGAACTGCCCTCTCACCCGGTTTGA